In the Hevea brasiliensis isolate MT/VB/25A 57/8 chromosome 8, ASM3005281v1, whole genome shotgun sequence genome, ccgatttggttatttaagtggaagtccgagctgagttcttcgctggcacaggttggattaagagagctgtataggggatcagctcccatatatgtattgtttgacattatcgggtgtgtgagtgctccaaattacctttttgctgttataatgtgaaaatattgttgatgttgcatttcactctacagggtgcattagctttagatagttatagagattatggttaaaattgatattttactctctgagtcgaacgctcactcctgttcattattttttagGCTACAGGAATATTTTGTTgtagttaacctgcttttctccttcgcaggttgtttattaatgtttgtgtaattttattaactcctagaatttccacatgtgttagaagtatttatttgatttgggtctgtaatataattatcatgttggacctgtaaacgtattattatatgcatgtttgatggactggatgagggagctgagctcccatttatttttatgacattgagtatgtggagggtgagctgagctccccaattgattatatattgtgtttacaggtcgggtgagtcaaaaactccccgttgaaaggtccactttatggccggactctgtccggttgaattcttgaaattgggcccaaatgggcctcagagttgggttaaggaatagttaggcttactacgggcctcgggggctttaggctggcccaggtcctagtgccggttcggcccataggttgggtcgtgacaacttctacaaaagtcaattttctcttgggtACTTTCTTGCATTCTTGATTATTAATATTGCTTCTTGCCTCAATTTGCATTCTTCCAATTTGTGTATATTGCATCAATCTTCTTACTCTTCATTATCACAAGAGCACATCGGCTAACTCTCATGACTTTACCATGAATTGAATATCCATAACACaaaaaatctaatttacctaaGGAAATTAAGTTCATTTTGAATTTAGGAACATATTTCACTTTATCGAACACTTTTACTCGATCACCATGTAGCTTAATCTGCACTTTTCCAACAACTTCAACCTTTATCTTGTTCCCATTGGCTAGCTtcacttcttcttttcttttcttcaatcacaTCAAATCACTCGTTCTTTGAGCAAATATGGAATGGACAAACAGAATCCATTAACTACTCATCttgtaatggatcttttgccTTTTACTTATCATCATCCACATTAAAACATTTACCATCAACAACATCATCCATTGCAATTGTAgcaattctttctttttctttttcgtgAATCTTCTTGAATTGTTTAAACTTTACAAAATCTTCCTTCATCTTTATACAATGGTATTGAACGTGGCCCTCCTCATAACAGTAGTAGTATTATCTATTTTCAAGGTCTACCCTAGTCTCGAACTCGATCTATTATTTCTTCTCCAATTATTTCCAATTGCTTCTATCACGATTAAAACCAGCAACAAAACCTCCACCTTCATAGCTTTTACATGTCTTCTTAAACTTCTAATCATCCTAGATAACTGCAGTAACTTTCTACGCTTTTAAAGTCTCATTCCTAACTGTTAAGGCTGTCACCaaacttttataaaattataagagAAAGGTTAGAAGCAATAAGGCTTTATCTTCATGATATACCTTCACACCAACACTAGTCAATTGAGTGACTAATTTATTAAAAACATTAAGGTGATCTCTGTACAAATGATTTATGAGTGACTTTGACATGTACaaactctttaaattttttttttcacaaaacaACTAGCGTCTCCTTTTAAACATTATACTTTACATTAGGGGCTAACGTTAATCTAATCGTACTAACCACCCTTTGTTGAAACTCCTCCCAATCATCATCTTTTATGGTAATCGGTTGCTTCTCATTCAACACTTCAATTAATCTTTGTTATACAAGGACATCTTTGATTGTGCTTTGccacatattaaaattattttttccatCAAAAGACTCCACCTCAAATTTTGTATTCACTATCTTTGATATCTCGAATCCAACTTTCATACCATTTATTATGAAAATCACGCTCACACAAAAATAAAAAGTACAAAATTTTACGTGGTTCGATATAAAGCCTACTCTATCAACAAATTCACTATTAAGGGAAAacaattaaaactactaattatttttctcactctTATAAATTACTGAAATAAAACTTGCGAAATTCAATACACCTCTCTACTACGTGAGCTCTATACAACACAATATAATACAATGACCaactaactatatatatataagtcaTTAAAAATTAGtccttttaggactctaattattaaatttcataatttaaattctattaaactttctatttttatctaatttattaattttaattgaactcGGAACTCTAACAAATATATATTTAGAAGTTTAattattacaataaaaaaaataatctgCTGGGGACACATTCCACACTTTTTTGCTAACTTTTGATTTactgtaaaaataaaataaagtcttAATTACTTTCttctttgatatatatatatatatatatatgataaggaatctaatttttttttttttacattattttcatatctaaataatataattttagatGAAAATGATATTCGtttttttaattgattataaaaaaaaatgaaatgttttAAGAAAAGTTATCATTAGAAATCCATTTTAAATGAATTCTCAACCATATTTTATAAAtcaaatgaaataaataataaatcaaCTTCCATTCATATAATTTActctaaaattaaattcaaatatttatttctttatattcAAACATAAAGTAAAGTACTTTACAtccactaatttttattttcattaaatttccACATTTAATCAAATCGCTCTATCAACCTATATAACTTCAAGATTATccaccattaaaaaaaaaaaaaagcaaaagacCTATTTAGACtcttaaaatttaactcaataactatataaatttttaaagtatttcATAGTCTAATTTAGGGCTGACCAGAATTCGAttcaaactgaaaaattgaaccgaacagagtcaattcggttcaatcggttcgattttaaaatttaatcagttcggttcggttttacattataaaaatttcagttatttcggttcggttcggttttgaagagaaaaaaaattagttaaaccgaaccgaactgaatagtaatttatatagtcaaatcaaactaaatcgaaccaaatcgatttttgaattgatttatttttatagaaaatttatgaattatatttaattttatatatattaattgtttaatttcattgattaatggttattaggttcaaaccaaagttaaaattagaccaaataacttaaaaatcaagtctaaattaaaaaatcaataaaaaatcaaaccaatCGTTTTAAACAgaatcgaaccgaaatagagcggttcagttcgattcgattttcacccatttcgattcgattcggtttctACAATTTAcgattcgatttttataatttaattcgattcggttcggttcgattcggtttgaaccgaatgctcacctctAGTCTAATTAAACCCTTCAACTTTTTAAAATAACCACATATCTCTAACTTATTTTAAATTAGTCTAGATTAAACCCAAGGCTCATGTGACTCACGGATTCTGTTTTCTTTTCACATCTTTCCGTCAATCTGTTTCATCTAATCAACTTGACTCTTGCCCTATAATTACATGGGCATCAAAACCTATTAGTTACAGAAgaattcaactctaatttcttcttcatttccctttctctttctttttcttttctaacgAGCAACATTACATGAACAACATCAAAACCCATTAGTTATAGAATGAAAGTGGATCCTCTAAAACCTTAGCAATGGCTCCAAGCAACCCATTTGCCCATCTTGCTCCAAAGCATCTCATTTCTGCCTCTGCATTTGGATAAATAATTTGGGTCCTGAGAAAAACATAAAGGAATCCTTCTCTCTTTCCTTACAAATACTTTGCAATGGaataaaaacatgaaaaaaaGCATTAAGTTTTGATGCTCATGCAGCACGCCCCTATTAGAAATTTGATGACAAACTTGTTTTAGTTCCTCAGAAGGATTTGTAATTCCATACTTCACTCAGCGCTCAAACTCTATTTAATCTCACTTAGCAATGTgggttttctctttttcatggtATGGTTTCTCACTTGTTTCGATTTCTTTGTCCAATGTATCAATTTGTGTTGTGAATCTTGACATTGTTGTCGTGCTTGATGTGGGATGATTTAGATTTCTTTTTCATCTTTGTTTGCTTATTTTGTGTCATTTGAGAAATTCATTTGCTAATTTGTTGAACTTTAGCTTATTCCTTAACCATTTTCATAATTGTATTACATCATAGTTGTTTGGCTGTTgaaaggtttaaagattatatttgATCTTGATTTGCTTTTGTTAATTACTTAAATTTTTAATGAGTTAAATGAAACTTGATATTGAATGCAAAAATTGAGAGGAACTCAAGTGCCTTCTCGTATGTTGCACTACTTCATAAGTCATATggtttttaaaattcaattttgtGAAAATTTTTGGTGATTGGAAGTGTGAAAATGGAATAGAAAATATAAAGAAATGCTCCATGCTTTTCTGTAAAAATATGGGAATTTTAGTTGTGTACATGTTTCAAGTTCTAGTTACACGCTGTTTGCCTCTCTTAATTTTAGATTTAAAAATATTGTTTTAAATAGTTGAGGGGCTTAATTAGACCTCGAAACACTTTAATTTATATAACTATTGATCAAAATTTTAAGAGTCTAAATAAACCTTTTGCCTAAAAAAAATCCAAGGGTATTATTTGATCATAACATAATATAAGAAAAttgttatttaatatttctatctTATTATCCTATTTTACAAAATATGAGTTAGTttctgtattttttttatttatttttttaatcacttaaatttttattattcaggtgtttatacacatttcaaggaGTGTTTGGTTTACTTGTTGGATGCAGTTGATAGCTGATAGATATCAAAACAGGTGAATTAGAGTTTTtcgtaaatttaaaaaaattgaagcTGACAGCTGATAGATagctgatatgatacccatcaattgcagtttgtatcagctctatttttagagctgtttttCAACGGCTGatctgatttgatttgattttttattttaaccatattatcattttttatgtaactaaaaaattaatattattaatacttttatattttcatttataattttaatattttaattaactcattttaactttgttaaaatattttttattaataacataaaataaaaaatatttatttatatctaaaaacttaaaattaattataagttttttctttatcaataataataattactttattaatttatctatatttttaaagttatttaattattttttgaaaaaatttagtaattttatatatcaaCAGTAatcattaaatataattttattaaatacttaacataaataaattattatcaactattaattattaataaataataataattattataaattaataattattaaatgttAAACAGTTAAATCAAACATATCCTAAAATTTACTCGAAAATTTTTATTTGTCGACCCCTTGTGACTACAATATCAATTCCACACGCAAGGCTGTGGCCCATGCACAACTCTTTCTTTGTGGCCACCCACATAACCACGTACAAAGTCCTAAGCCACCCCAAACACGGACTGGGGCCCTCCATGTATTAAAGGGCTTACTAATATAACTTGACGTTTGTGAATgtgaattttttaattattaaattaaattaaattaaattaaatataataaatatataaatttaaataaatatatttaatttaataattattattaaacacATTctcatataaaattaatataaaataatattaaaatttttttttttttaaaataagccTCTCTATGTATAATTGTCATAGCTCTTATATTAGAGAtagtaataaattaaatttttacgggTATTTGATTTAACTAAATCCTAATAAGATGAGTTTTGATCGTATGTAATTGGATTTAAGATGGATTTGagtttaaaaataatattcataatgAATTTAGATTAAATTTGGACAAGTATTGTCCAAATTGAATATCTTTtatgtaaatttatttatataaatatttaattaattataaaatatatattttttataataagatttataaatgtaaattattaattacaatacataaaattaaatgagttaagTTTTTTCCgaataataataattgagtttAGAACGAGTTCGAATAATTAAGGATAGATTTTAATCTAGTTTGAGACGAgttcaaattttagaaaattaattaGGTCGTAATCAGGGAAGGTGATTTTCACGGGTATCCTATCCGTTGCCATCTCTATTTCAGATTCAAGGCTCGAGGTTTTTGATTGACGTTCTCTATTTAACCCAATTCCATGTAAAAGAATTTACCACCATTTTATTTATAgaattttttgatatttaaattatataaatagtgttttagttatttagaaaaaaaaaacttttaattttaattttgtaagAGTGTAATTTACTGCACACTACATAATGtgcaataaataattattataccaattgaaaaaaattaagaaaaaataaaacaccACTCATCGTTTGATGACAGTCGTGTTAAACAAGTTCTAGCTAATCCAACGGTGTAAAATTAACTTATTAACTACGAAATCTTTAAGGGGACACGCTCTATAAATACCCGTTTCCCCCCTCCCTTCCATGGTCAAGCTGACTCTGTTTTAGCGATCAAGTTTTAGTCTCTGCAACTTTTGCGTCTTCACCTCCGTCAGAATGGCTTGCTCGAGGGCTGTCGTTTTGATGATAATGGCAATGTTCTTGACCTCCGCATTAGCtcaatctcctcctcctcctcctcctcctcctccttgtACTCCAGAATCTTCTGCTTCTCcaaattcttctccttcttctcctcCTCCATCAGCAATCACGGCCCCGCCATCTCAAGCTCCTTCACCAGCTAAAAACAGCGCCGTTTCGAACAGATTTGCTATTTCTGGAAACGTGCCTGCTGGCTTCTTCGCTGCCGTTTTGGTGATGTAGAGTTAGTCGATGCACACGACTATTGGGTAATGACTTACTGTTATTTATAGCATgacgaaggttttttttttttttttttaataatttcttcAACTTCTTAGTCTTTTTTGTTGTTAAACAGTGTCAATAAACGCTTCATGACCAATCTTTAG is a window encoding:
- the LOC110649461 gene encoding classical arabinogalactan protein 1-like; this encodes MACSRAVVLMIMAMFLTSALAQSPPPPPPPPPCTPESSASPNSSPSSPPPSAITAPPSQAPSPAKNSAVSNRFAISGNVPAGFFAAVLVM